DNA from Scomber scombrus unplaced genomic scaffold, fScoSco1.1 SCAFFOLD_399, whole genome shotgun sequence:
catgatgaagaaaatattttaaagtgatatcCGTTTTTAGGCCTCTGTTGGGATGTTAAGATAGGGAGACTTCTAACACTGACCCTCATGGGGCCCTGGATTATAATACTTTTGTGATCTGTAAGTATTTCCAGACTCATGATTCCTGTCAGAGCtgactgtcttcttcttttatgtctAAACACCAGGTGACATCCAAGCAGGCTCCagcaacagaagaagagatggcTGTGACTCCTGATGATCTGTCCTCCAAGGTTTatggtgaagatgatgatgatgatgatgatgatgctgctgctgaagatggTGGTCCAACGGTAATGGAAAGAATGAATGTGATTGAGTTCTTTATAAAGTGCACTGATAACTTGACACACCAGTTTCTATTTGATCTCCATTTAGCTAActggtttcacacacacacacacaaggttcaGGTCATGTCTTAATGGGGCCCTGTTAGGTACTCTTCCTTCAAAAGGGTTTTCCAACttttctcttccacacacacaccaagtttCAGTTCATGTCCTTACTGGGGCCCTCCGTATGGACCCCTCTATAAGTGATTGTTAACCTACAGGACAACACTTCTCTGCATCCAAGCTAAAGtatttacaataacaataatgcactttctgagctgctgcatgatgaagaaaatattttaaagtgatatcCGTTTTTAGGCCTCTGTTGGGATGTTAAGATAGGGAGACTTCTAACACTGACCCTCATGGGGCCCTGGATTATAATACTTTTGTGATCTGTAAGTATTTCCAGACTCATGATTCCTGTCAGAGCtgactgtcttcttcttttatgtctAAACACCAGGTGACATCCAAGCAGGCTCCagcaacagaagaagagatggcTGTGACTCCTGATGATCTGTCCTCCAAGGTTTatggtgaagatgatgatgatgatgatgatgatgctgctgctgaagatggTGGTCCAACGGTAATGGAAAGAATGAATGTGATTGAGTTCTTTATAAAGTGCACTGATAACTTGACACACCAGTTTCTATTTGATCTCCATTTAGCTAActggtttcacacacacacacacaaggttcaGGTCATGTCTTAATGGGGCCCTGTTAGGTACTCTTCCTTCAAAAGGGTTTTCCAACttttctcttccacacacacacaccaagtttCAGTTCATGTCCTTACTGGGGCCCTCCGTATGGACCCCTCTATAAGTGATTGTTAACCTACAGGACAACACTTCTCTGCATCCAAGCTAAAGtatttacaataacaataatgcactttctgagctgctgcatgatgaagaaaatattttaaagtgatatcCGTTTTTAGGCCTCTGTTGGGATGTTAAGATAGGGAGACTTCTAACACTGACCCTCATGGGGCCCTGGATTATAATACTTTTGTGATCTGTAAGTATTTCCAGACTCATGATTCCTGTCAGAGCtgactgtcttcttcttttatgtctAAACACCAGGTGACATCCAAGCAGGCTCCagcaacagaagaagagatggcTGTGACTCCTGATGATCTGTCCTCCAAGGTTTatggtgaagatgatgatgatgatgatgatgatgctgctgctgaagatggTGGTCCAACGGTAATGGAAAGAATGAATGTGATTGAGTTCTTTATAAAGTGCACTGATAACTTGACACACCAGTTTCTATTTGATCTCCATTTAGCTAActggtttcacacacacacacacaaggttcaGGTCATGTCTTAATGGGGCCCTGTTAGGTACTCTTCCTTCAAAAGGGTTTTCCAACttttctcttccacacacacacaccaagtttCAGTTCATGTCCTTACTGGGGCCCTCCGTATGGACCCCTCTATAAGTGATTGTTAACCTACAGGACAACACTTCTCTGCATCCAAGCTAAAGtatttacaataacaataatgcactttctgagctgctgcatgatgaagaaaatattttaaagtgatatcCGTTTTTAGGCCTCTGTTGGGATGTTAAGATAGGGAGACTTCTAACACTGACCCTCATGGGGCCCTGGATTATAATACTTTTGTGATCTGTAAGTATTTCCAGACTCATGATTCCTGTCAGAGCtgactgtcttcttcttttatgtctAAACACCAGGTGACATCCAAGCAGGCTCCagcaacagaagaagagatggcTGTGACTCCTGATGATCTGTCCTCCAAGGTTTatggtgaagatgatgatgatgatgatgatgatgctgctgctgaagatggTGGTCCAACGGTAATGGAAAGAATGAATGTGATTGAGTTCTTTATAAAGTGCACTGATAACTTGACACACCAGTTTCTATTTGATCTCCATTTAGCTAActggtttcacacacacacacacaaggttcaGGTCATGTCTTAATGGGGCCCTGTTAGGTACTCTTCCTTCAAAAGGGTTTTCCAACttttctcttccacacacacacaccaagtttCAGTTCATGTCCTTACTGGGGCCCTCCGTATGGACCCCTCTATAAGTGATTGTTAACCTACAGGACAACACTTCTCTGCATCCAAGCTAAAGtatttacaataacaataatgcactttctgagctgctgcatgatgaagaaaatattttaaagtgatatcCGTTTTTAGGCCTCTGTTGGGATGTTAAGATAGGGAGACTTCTAACACTGACCCTCATGGGGCCCTGGATTATAATACTTTTGTGATCTGTAAGTATTTCCAGACTCATGATTCCTGTCAGAGCtgactgtcttcttcttttatgtctAAACACCAGGTGACATCCAAGCAGGCTCCagcaacagaagaagagatggcTGTGACTCCTGATGATCTGTCCTCCAAGGTTTatggtgaagatgatgatgatgatgatgatgatgctgctgctgaagatggTGGTCCAACGGTAATGGAAAGAATGAATGTGATTGAGTTCTTTATAAAGTGCACTGATAACTTGACACACCAGTTTCTATTTGATCTCCATTTAGCTAActggtttcacacacacacacacaaggttcaGGTCATGTCTTAATGGGGCCCTGTTAGGTACTCTTCCTTCAAAAGGGTTTTCCAACttttctcttccacacacacacaccaagtttCAGTTCATGTCCTTACTGGGGCCCTCCGTATGGACCCCTCTATAAGTGATTGTTAACCTACAGGACAACACTTCTCTGCATCCAAGCTAAAGtatttacaataacaataatgcactttctgagctgctgcatgatgaagaaaatattttaaagtgatatcCGTTTTTAGGCCTCTGTTGGGATGTTAAGATAGGGAGACTTCTAACACTGACCTTCGTGGGGCCCATTGTGTGGATCccactttctgtgtttttttttctcactgggTGACACCTTTCACTTCCAAAGTACCAAGTAACCTTTGGATTACCAGTAAAGTAATCCAAAGGTTTTCCTGTACTTATTTTACACACTTTCTTAACTGCTGCATGATGAAGAAaacttttcagaaaaataacTGTTCAGCCTCTTTTCTGATGTTGGAAGTTTATGAGACTCCTCAAAAAAATAGTTGTACTTGGCCAAAAGTTTTATGCTTATCAGTAGTGCTGCACAATATATCGCAAATTTATCGTCATTGCAATATCAACATATGCAGTTTCTTATTCCCCACCTTGTTTGATTGAGAGTTTTTCGGGATGATTTTCATGAATGAACAGGCAATAGCCTATGTCACTGTCAGACCGGGTACGAcgggagtggggggggggggggtcgcaCTGCTGTCATGCAGTGATAAAAAGAGCCTATGTGGAGATGAATGGAACGAGCCAAAAGTCGAACATTTATTCGTGACGTCCGCGGTCGATATAAAGTGGATATGTTTCATTCATCCATGTTTTTACAGACAACACAACAGCCGATGATAATGAGTTGCGCCGCACCGACAGTCATGTGGCTCAGCAGCCAGGTGACGCACACAGCACAAGAGTCAAGACACAGCGCAGCAACATATGCAGGCTGCTGCAGCAGTGCACGTCAAAGGGACACCGCcgaaaataaattataaatagcTAAGGCTGCACGTAgttttgaaattgtttttgcGCATGTTTTCATCcataaaatgaccaaaaatgaACACTATAAGCGGATTTCTTGATAACGAAttatttaaacagcatttgtaTAGGAATGATTCCGTCCCAAGCCTTTTGATCCATAAGCGGTTTCCACTGTATTTTGATTGGTTAAAACAGCCTTCCACACGTGCATTGCGTCACTTGGTAGCGGATTCCACGGTTGCGTGTGTACGGAGTGTTTTTATTACACCACTCGTGTGGACGCGGAGCAAAACTCCGGTTTCAAAAATACCCGGGCTCGTGTGGACAAGGCCTCAGAATCCAGAAACATCAGTGCAGCACTGGATGAAAAATGCTAGGGTCTGTAAGGAGTCCAGAAACTCACTGACtttttgtacacacacactgattacaAGCAAACAGATCACAGGTGAGGATGGTTACCTTTAGTAGCCATTCAAACCCGTTTGTGTCAACTTGTGTGCTCATTATCAGGCCAAAATCTCCATAGTATGTAAACTTTTGATCAGGGTCATCTGGGTAGTTTCTGTTGTCATTATGATTTAAAACGAGTAAACACAGTTGTTTGACAATAAATGGCTTCACCCAACAACTAAacatgagtgaaaaaaaagtttttctcttttctaatTACCTGAGCCTCATTACAAATAACTGCTTATCACAAATACTGATGCTATCAGCCTAGCACTGATAGTGAAACATGTACAGTCTGCTTGTGGTAACTGCACCACAGTGTCTATATGAGATGGTATGCTCAACTTCTctgattattttgtctttaatgaTATTTAGGAATTTGCTATCAGAGGATCATCCCTGGTGGATTATTCTGACACTGATGGAACCGATGTGGATTGTTTAAATGATCAGCCATTGGCTCCACGCTGTGATGAAGGTGTTCCAAAGTTGAGAAGGACGAAAAGCATTTGGGTATGCCCCTGACACTTTAAATATCAAtaatttattgatcagtcattTACCCCTGTAATCTGTTCTCTGTAATTGATTTTGATAAATGTAAACTAAAATGTATAACCACGCCATAACATAACACTCTGCAGATGAAAAAAGTTCCAGATTTTTCTGATGCCCTCTACGACAGTGATGACAGTACAGAGGGCCCTTCAGCTCAGTCCAAGTCTGAGATGGCTTTACAAAGGGTGAGTGGAGACTGTTAGCATCCTGAAAGCCTGTCAGTAAAAGAGGTATTCAGTTTAGAAGATGTTAACCTTTAAGAGATAATACAGAGCAATAACAAACTACTATGTCAGACATACATATAACTGGTCAGATAGTCATGATTACATGTCTTTTGCTCTAGTTGGTGAGTTTggtggtgttgttttttttgtaggtgCTGCCATTTTAGTTGTAAATATTGATCTTgctttcattcatattttctaaaaCATTTCTGTACATTTCTGCAAAGGGTGGGCCTATTTAATTTTACCTCAGCATTTGACAAACAAATTAGGATATATTTACTCCTTTTTTGTGACATAACAGTATTCAAGTATAAACAAAAAGAGATAACCTTCACCTAACACAACTCTCTTTGTAGATGCATACATTAGAAGATTTCTGTCAACGTGTCAATGATTCAGATGAGAGTATTGTGGAAGAAACCGATTATGAGGATTCCATAAAGGATGATTCCAATGAGCAATCAGACATTGAAGTTGTTCCAAAGCTGAGGACAAAAACCATTCAGGTATGACTCTGGCACTTTAAATGCCACTAACTAAGTGACAGACCTTTCCCCTCTAAATCTGTCAACAGTTATTCATTTTGATGGTTTCTGAAAAAGGATGACCACACACTCTTTTTACAGATGAAAAAGGATCCATCTACTTGGTCTAAGTCACAAAGGCGAAGGAGAAGCTGCTTCCGTCCTGTAAGTCTTCTAACTACTTTTTCTGGGTAATCACTTTGAGGGTTGTGCCTCCCCCCCCTAACTGAAGTTCTAGACATGCATATAGATGATTCAGTCATCACTATCATCAATGAGCCTGTCTGTTGATCTTGTAAATGTGGCTTCCTTAGTCTGATGTAACTTAACAGTATTTCTCTTAACATGTGATTTTACTAGACTGAAAGCACCCCGAATTTTACTCATACCACTCTAAATGcacatcattttaacatatattaAACTGCCTAGACTgatatacattttaatcatatttagtATAAGGGAGAGGGGATTGAGTTATTAATttaggttttctttttcttctcaagATGCAAGGGATTCTTGCAGTATCAGATGCCTCTAGTGGAGAGGAGTATATTCCAGGTCCAGAGAGCACAGACAGTGATTCCAGCTTGGAAATACCAATGGCAAATAATAAGGATAATAGGCTCAAGTCCTCCAGCAAGAGCCATTCCGAGTCCTCCTGGAAGAGCCAGTCCAAGTCTTCCAGTCAAAGCAGCTTCAAAACAAATGATGGTAGTGCTGAAAGCACTTCTATCAATGAAGAAAATGATGCATCTGTCTTTGTCAGCCCAGTTACAAAAAAGAAGGATGGTTCAAGACAGTATAATAAGAAGCATCACtgcttttattgtaaaaaagaaGTACAAAAAATGTCAAGACATTTGGAACGTATGCACAATGATGAAATGGATGTTGCAAAAGCATTCAGTTTTCCCAAAAATTCAAAAGATAGACGATTGGCCTTAGATTTAATTAGAAATAAAGGAAATTTTCAACATAACAcggacattttggaaaacaaaaaaggaaagctGATCCCGTTcaagcagccaaaaaaaaaaactgaggcaCAAAAATTTCTTCATTGTGTATACTGTTTCGGACTGTTTACGAAAAGAAGCATGTGGCGACATTTTCGGGTTTGCAACTTCAAGCCTCAGGACGAGACAAGGGACAAGGGAAAAGGGAAAGGTAAAACAAGGGTACAGGCATTGTGTGCCTTTGCGGAACCAGCTCCTCCTGGATTTAGTGATGCGTACTGGAAGTTCTTGAATAATATGAATCAAGACAAGATTGCCATAGCTGTAAAGAAAGACCGCTTCATTCTGGAGTACGGCTACAGACTGTTTAAGAAGAACGAAAGGGTAATCAGCCAACACCAGTACGTTCGACAAAAGCTGAGGGAACTTGGCAGGCTGATGCTGGCAGCAAAAAAAGTCGCACCAGTGAACACTATAAAAGAACTTATAAAACCTGAAAATTATTCTCATGTTGTCACTGCTGCAAGATGCTTAGCTGGATTCAATGATGAAACAGGCAAATATAAATGTCCATCACTGGCTCGCAAAGTTGGACACAGCTTGCTTGCTTTGGCAATGTTTAAGAAATCTGAAGGATTGAAGGCAAGAGATAAAGGAACAGTCCAAGATGCTGAGGAATTTGCACAGCTCTA
Protein-coding regions in this window:
- the LOC133976775 gene encoding uncharacterized protein LOC133976775, translated to MSKHQVTSKQAPATEEEMAVTPDDLSSKVYGEDDDDDDDDAAAEDGGPTVTSKQAPATEEEMAVTPDDLSSKVYGEDDDDDDDDAAAEDGGPTVTSKQAPATEEEMAVTPDDLSSKVYGEDDDDDDDDAAAEDGGPTVTSKQAPATEEEMAVTPDDLSSKVYGEDDDDDDDDAAAEDGGPTVTSKQAPATEEEMAVTPDDLSSKVYGEDDDDDDDDAAAEDGGPTVTSKQAPATEEEMAVTPDDLSSKVYGEDDDDDDDDAAAEDGGPTVTSKQAPATEEEMAVTPDDLSSKVYGEDDDDDDDDAAAEDGGPTEFAIRGSSLVDYSDTDGTDVDCLNDQPLAPRCDEGVPKLRRTKSIWMKKVPDFSDALYDSDDSTEGPSAQSKSEMALQRMHTLEDFCQRVNDSDESIVEETDYEDSIKDDSNEQSDIEVVPKLRTKTIQMQGILAVSDASSGEEYIPGPESTDSDSSLEIPMANNKDNRLKSSSKSHSESSWKSQSKSSSQSSFKTNDAPPGFSDAYWKFLNNMNQDKIAIAVKKDRFILEYGYRLFKKNERVISQHQYVRQKLRELGRLMLAAKKVAPVNTIKELIKPENYSHVVTAARCLAGFNDETGKYKCPSLARKVGHSLLALAMFKKSEGLKARDKGTVQDAEEFAQLYQESWKFDIASQALIQLNQSKWNSPQLLPFTQDVQSLHSQLSEKQQQHLHALKEEASPSNWKDLSKVTLAQVILFNRRREGEVSKMPLSVYMSRDLSETHEDINLALTELEQKLCKHFVRITIVGKRGRKVPVLLTPLMKECLDTLVERRAECGVLTENGFLFALPHSVHHLRGSDCIRQLVHECSGIKNPRALTSTKLRKHIATLSTVLNLKNTELDQLADFLGHNIDVHRKHYRLPEGTLQLAKISKVLLALEQGKLGKYKGKSLDEIHIDPNEAVEIEACSQEDIEDASMADQGSEDETITTPPCKNASTPEESDDEDSTTSLQQIPSKKRGKRTVVKKSWTTEESGAVERHLKKQIIMNQVPGKEECERCITAEPQALKNRDWRAVKYYVKNRITSLRRKLE